The following DNA comes from Deinococcus misasensis DSM 22328.
TGTGGGAAGCCCTGAAGCTCCTGCAAGAAGAAGCGCACAGCGAAGACCTGCTGAAATTGCCCCTCGACCTCTCCAGCCAGTTTGACCTTGCCCCACTGGAAGACCAGCGTTCCCTGTACCGCAGCCGACTGGAACGGGCTCTGGTACAGGCCGGAGAACGGATCTTGCAGCAAGACCCAGCCAGAGCCGCTTCCTTTGCAGAACGGGCTTTGATGCTGGAACCCGCCTCTGAAGACGCCACCCGACTGCTGATGCGCAGTGCCCACCTGCAAGGCCAGATGGATGTGCTGCACAGAAGTTACCAGAGGTGTGAGCAGGCATTGTCGGACCTCGGGCTCAGGCCATCCAGTCAGACCAGAGGGTTGTACTCCGAACTGAACCGCACGTTGTTGCATTGAGGCTTCAGGAGTTCACCTTGTTGGGCTGGAATCCTGCGTGGGTTGGAACCGTGCAAAACCATATTCTTCTTCAGCCAGAGCCAGAATGCGCTGGACAAACTCTGTTTTGCCAAGGCTGTAGGCTTCACGGTCATGACCCAGCACAGAGGCAAGTTGTTTTTTGAGGGCTCCATAAGCCTGAGCTTCTTCGGGATGTGCCCGCAAATAATCCCGGAAAATCAGGTGGTTGTGCAAATTGGGCGTGTCTACAGAACACACGTACAGGTGATGCTTTTTGACCCTTTCCTGCTTGAAAACCTCTCTGCCCGGCACCTGTTGATTTCCCACATGCACATACCCCAGAGCCGTGAGCCGCCGAATCACCTCGGGCAGTTTCAAACGCGAAGACAAAATCACATCAATGTCCACAACGGGCTTTGCAGCAAGGCCCACCACACTGGTGCTGCCCACATGCTCGATGCTCAGGACCAGACCCTGAAGCACCTGATGGAGTTGTTGGGCCAGATGTTGGTATTCGTTGTGCCACTCTGGATCGTATTCCACGATTTCAACAGGACTGTTTTTCCGGGATGAAGGCATGCTCTGGTTGTACAGCATACCCAAAGCATCTGACAGTTGAACCGTCCACTTCACCCTTTTCAGGCACTGTGAATCACCCATGAATTGCACACTCCTTCAGGCATTACACTGTAGGGATGGTCGAAGTCATCGAAAGCACCCTGCCCGGCGTGGGCCGCAAATACGTCATGAAACTGCGCACTGGAGGCAGCGTCACCGTGATCTCCAAGCCCGACGGAACACGGGAAATGTACCACTTCAAAGGCAAAGACGACATCCCCTGCGACACCGTGCACTTCAATCCAGAGGAAGCCCAGCAGTTTGCCACCCTGCTCGGGGCCAACTTTGCCCGCCCTGCCCTGAAAGAGGAAATCGAACTGGTGCTGGGCAAACTGCAACTGGAATGGATCACCCTTGAAGAAGGTTCCAGTTCCATCGGTCATTCTCTGGGAGCGCTGAATTTGCGTGCCCTGACCGGAGCCAGCGTGATTGCCATCATGCGTGGCGAGGAGGCCGTTCCCAACCCCCAGGTGTCTGAAGTCCTGCAACTGGGCGACACCCTTGTTTTGATTGGCAATGACCTGCAAATCAAAAAAGCCTCTGTGCTCTTGATGTAAAACCAAAAAACGAAGTCAAACACTTTCCCCCTGCCCCTCCTTCCCAACGACCCCCTTCCCTTCACGTCTTTAAGGACCGTGGATGGAGATTTCAAGGAGTTGAACGTTGCCTTACGCAGAAGGATTGAAACATTTTGTGGAATCGCTGGGCGCACTGGGCGAACTCGGGTTGATCGGACTGGGTTTGTGGCTGAGTGGCCTGCTTGCACAGCTTTTGAGGCTCCCGGCTTTGCTGGGATACATCGGACTGGGGTTCATTTGCGGTCCGATGGGGCCTTTTCCCATCATTTACCCTTCGGAAATCACTGCTGCCCTGTCAGAAATCGGTGTGGTCCTCCTGATGTTTTTCATCGGACTGGAATTCTCGCTGAAAAGGTTTCTGGAGGCCAGAGGCACCATCGTCAAATCGGGCCTGTGGGACCTCCTGAACCTGCCTCTGGGCTTTTTGGCAGGTCTGGCTCTGGGTTTCAGTTTGTGGCAGTGCATTTTTCTGGCGGGCATCACCTACGTCAGCAGTTCAGGGGTGATCATCCGCATGCTGACCGAACGCAAACAGGTGGCCTTGCCCGAGGCCGAACGCACCCTCGGGGTTCTGATTTTTGAGGACCTTGCCATGATCCTGTATCTGGGCACCCTGAGCGTGTTCACCGGCGGAAACGTCTGGCAGAAACTGCTGGGCGTGGTCACCTTCGGGGTGATTTATGTGGTGCTGCTGCGCTTCGGACGGCCTTTTCTGGAAAGGATTCTGGAAGGGCAATCCAGAGAGCAACTGGTGCTCCTGATGCTTGGAGGGGTTGCGATGTTTGCGGCCATGGCACACCTGCTGTCTTTTCCAGACGCGGTTGCAGCGTTCTTGCTGGGTGCTCTGGTCGGTGAGTTGTCCCGCATGCACGACATTGAAGAGGTCCTGACCCCGTGGCGGGATGTGGCGGTTGGGGCGTTCTTTCTGGGTTTCGGCCTGAAGGTGGAGGCTCTGGCTTTGCTGGGCAGTTTGCTGGTGGCGGTTCCTCTGGTGCTGTTCACCAGTTTCACCAAAAGCATCACAGGGTTTCTGGCCGGGCGTGCCACCGGACTTTCTTTGCGTGCAGCGGTGGGACACGGTTTGATGCTGCTTCCCAGAGGTGAATTCAGTCTGGTGATTGCGGGTCTTGCGGTCAGCAGTCCCCTCATGACCCAACTGCAAAAACAGGACCTGTACGAGCTCACCAGTGCTTACGTGCTGGTCAGCATCCTGCTCGGGGTTCTGGTGAGTGCATACCACATTCCACTCACCCGCTGGTTTGCAGAAAGGAAACTCTTGCAAAAGCTGGAATCCACCTGATCCAGCCTTTCACTGTGTTTGTGAAGGAGAGGCCAAGCCAGAAGCCTCTCCTTTTTTCTTGTAACAAACGATTTAGAGCATTTGCCCTCAGTACCCGACAAGTTTGGGGAACAAAAGCTGAAG
Coding sequences within:
- a CDS encoding GrpB family protein; the protein is MGDSQCLKRVKWTVQLSDALGMLYNQSMPSSRKNSPVEIVEYDPEWHNEYQHLAQQLHQVLQGLVLSIEHVGSTSVVGLAAKPVVDIDVILSSRLKLPEVIRRLTALGYVHVGNQQVPGREVFKQERVKKHHLYVCSVDTPNLHNHLIFRDYLRAHPEEAQAYGALKKQLASVLGHDREAYSLGKTEFVQRILALAEEEYGFARFQPTQDSSPTR
- a CDS encoding cation:proton antiporter regulatory subunit: MVEVIESTLPGVGRKYVMKLRTGGSVTVISKPDGTREMYHFKGKDDIPCDTVHFNPEEAQQFATLLGANFARPALKEEIELVLGKLQLEWITLEEGSSSIGHSLGALNLRALTGASVIAIMRGEEAVPNPQVSEVLQLGDTLVLIGNDLQIKKASVLLM
- a CDS encoding cation:proton antiporter, which produces MPYAEGLKHFVESLGALGELGLIGLGLWLSGLLAQLLRLPALLGYIGLGFICGPMGPFPIIYPSEITAALSEIGVVLLMFFIGLEFSLKRFLEARGTIVKSGLWDLLNLPLGFLAGLALGFSLWQCIFLAGITYVSSSGVIIRMLTERKQVALPEAERTLGVLIFEDLAMILYLGTLSVFTGGNVWQKLLGVVTFGVIYVVLLRFGRPFLERILEGQSREQLVLLMLGGVAMFAAMAHLLSFPDAVAAFLLGALVGELSRMHDIEEVLTPWRDVAVGAFFLGFGLKVEALALLGSLLVAVPLVLFTSFTKSITGFLAGRATGLSLRAAVGHGLMLLPRGEFSLVIAGLAVSSPLMTQLQKQDLYELTSAYVLVSILLGVLVSAYHIPLTRWFAERKLLQKLEST